A portion of the Aphelocoma coerulescens isolate FSJ_1873_10779 chromosome 11, UR_Acoe_1.0, whole genome shotgun sequence genome contains these proteins:
- the ARL2BP gene encoding ADP-ribosylation factor-like protein 2-binding protein: METSDGESLGVATSTTSDEFDAVVGYLEDIIMDDDFQLIQRNFLEKHYQEFDDSEENKLIYTDIFNEYISLVEKYIEEKLLDRIRGFDMVAFTVSLQQHKDEMPGDIFDLLLTFTDFLAFKEMFLEYRAEKEGRSLDLSSALVVTSLNH, encoded by the exons ATGGAGACTTCTGATGGAGAAAGTTTGGGTGTAGCCAC CTCCACCACTTCTGATGAGTTTGATGCAGTTGTTGGCTATCTGGAGGATATCATAATGG ATGATGATTTCCAGTTAATACAGAGGAATTTTTTGGAGAAGCACTACCAGGAGTTTGATGACTCAGAAGAAAACAAGCTCATCTATACTGACAtttttaatgaatat atctCTTTAGTAGAGAAGTACATTGAAGAGAAGTTGCTTGATCGGATTCGTGGGTTTGATATGGTTGCTTTCACAGTGTCATTGCA ACAACACAAAGATGAAATGCCAGGTGACATATTTGATCTGCTTCTCACATTCACAGACTTTCTGGCTTTCAAAGAAATGTTCTTGGAATACAGAGCT GAAAAAGAAGGTCGAAGTCTGGATTTAAGCAGTGCGTTAGTGGTGACTTCATTAAACCATTAA